In a single window of the Bacillus mycoides genome:
- a CDS encoding DUF3224 domain-containing protein, translating into MEVTFTVSKWDEKLIDDTRKDFPINIAHVEYDIDGELKGKAFVEYLLYYLDSNINDGHLATAKISGFLHFEGIYKGQQGTFTAIEQGIFDKGNLDSPGTIIKATGNLENLRGSYTYQFTGQTSKLILEFEFQQNTL; encoded by the coding sequence ATGGAAGTAACATTTACAGTAAGTAAATGGGATGAAAAACTAATCGATGATACTAGAAAAGATTTCCCTATTAATATTGCCCATGTTGAATATGATATTGATGGTGAATTAAAAGGAAAAGCTTTTGTTGAATACTTATTATATTATTTAGACTCAAATATAAATGATGGTCACTTGGCTACTGCTAAAATTTCTGGGTTTTTACACTTTGAAGGAATTTATAAGGGGCAACAAGGGACATTTACAGCTATAGAGCAAGGAATATTTGATAAAGGAAATCTAGATTCCCCAGGAACAATTATTAAAGCTACTGGTAACTTAGAAAATCTGAGAGGGTCCTATACTTATCAGTTTACAGGTCAAACTAGTAAACTGATTTTAGAGTTTGAATTTCAGCAAAATACCCTATAA
- a CDS encoding penicillin acylase family protein, producing MEVVIKKKRNRGKRIFIWSSSIVLFLFICAMIFLNIYTLRSMPKIDGTIKLEDIQHAVTVKRDGKGVPHIKAENAHDLYFSQGYVQAQDRLFQMDLSRRQASGMLSEVVGEAAVDRDKLFRTLGLRRAAKASVSQYDGEAKYALQSFADGVNAFIREAKEEKRLPVEFTLLGYEPAEWSIVDSLTIGKYMAFDLGGHWHGQAFRYWALKNLSKEQANELFPTYPKDAPRLLAELKNTNVDVAQSFSKTVIPPEFNGSNNWVVSGEKSVSGKPILADDPHLSLATPSIWYQSKLEMKDLHVSGVIFAGVPGVILGHNDKIAWGVTNTGPDVQDLYIEKRNPTNENEFLYNDKWEKATVVDESIKVKGGKTIPYNVTVTRHGPVISEFADKGKEKTKTVFALKWTALEPSAELKAVLNMNKAKDWNEFETALQDFHTPTQNFVFASNDGTIAYKANGNIPIRKKGDGSLPVPGWTDEYEWEGYIPFDQLPKVINPKQGFISTANNKIVDDNYPYHISNTWAQPYRQMRIQEFLQEKEKYTVKDLEELQMDQKNLYGKEFAPIFLKELNKASLNEVEKEGVKQLTKWNFYDSKDEAAPLIFHLLMKEISNTLFSKEIPKDVMELFEGKSQVVDELIRKEVAGENSAWFTKYGGFTKVVHTSYENVMKKLQKEYGPDVAEWKWGDYHQLAFTHPISRSSSMLALLAFNREKPVPIGGSQVTVQAASYGDNGIVNHGASWRFVIDTKDMSNGYHIVGPGQSGNFRSDWYHDQIDDWVNGEYHTTTLNTDGIEGKVLNLQPR from the coding sequence ATGGAAGTCGTCATAAAAAAGAAACGAAATAGGGGAAAAAGAATTTTTATTTGGTCTAGTAGTATCGTTCTTTTTTTGTTTATTTGCGCTATGATTTTTTTGAACATATATACGCTGAGATCTATGCCAAAGATAGATGGAACGATAAAGCTAGAGGATATACAACATGCTGTTACGGTGAAGCGGGATGGTAAAGGTGTACCGCATATTAAAGCAGAAAATGCGCATGATTTATATTTCTCGCAAGGGTATGTACAAGCGCAAGATCGTTTGTTCCAAATGGATTTAAGTAGAAGGCAAGCTTCTGGAATGTTAAGTGAAGTTGTTGGAGAAGCAGCTGTTGATCGAGATAAGTTGTTTCGAACGCTCGGTTTACGGCGAGCAGCAAAAGCGTCTGTTAGTCAATATGACGGAGAAGCGAAATATGCCCTGCAGTCATTTGCTGATGGAGTGAACGCTTTTATACGTGAGGCAAAAGAGGAAAAGAGATTGCCGGTTGAGTTTACTTTATTAGGCTATGAGCCTGCTGAATGGTCAATCGTGGATTCTTTGACGATTGGAAAGTATATGGCGTTTGATTTAGGAGGACATTGGCACGGACAGGCGTTTCGATATTGGGCGCTGAAAAATCTTTCGAAAGAGCAAGCAAATGAGTTATTTCCTACATATCCGAAAGATGCACCTAGATTGCTAGCTGAATTGAAAAATACAAATGTGGACGTAGCACAAAGTTTTTCAAAGACAGTTATTCCACCAGAGTTTAACGGTAGTAATAACTGGGTTGTGAGTGGTGAAAAGAGTGTATCTGGTAAGCCGATTTTAGCGGATGATCCTCATTTATCTCTTGCGACACCTTCCATATGGTATCAATCGAAACTTGAAATGAAAGACTTACATGTGAGTGGCGTTATTTTCGCGGGAGTGCCAGGTGTTATATTAGGCCACAATGACAAAATAGCATGGGGCGTTACGAATACAGGTCCTGATGTGCAAGATTTATATATTGAAAAGAGAAATCCTACTAATGAAAATGAATTTCTGTATAACGATAAATGGGAAAAAGCTACAGTTGTTGATGAATCTATTAAAGTAAAAGGCGGGAAAACAATTCCGTATAACGTGACGGTTACGAGGCATGGTCCAGTCATTTCAGAGTTTGCAGATAAAGGGAAAGAGAAAACGAAAACAGTATTCGCTTTGAAATGGACTGCTTTAGAGCCATCAGCTGAATTAAAGGCTGTATTAAATATGAATAAAGCGAAAGACTGGAATGAGTTTGAAACTGCTCTTCAAGATTTTCATACACCAACTCAAAACTTTGTGTTTGCATCAAATGACGGAACCATTGCTTACAAAGCGAATGGAAATATACCAATACGTAAAAAAGGCGATGGTAGTTTGCCAGTTCCGGGGTGGACAGACGAATATGAATGGGAAGGGTATATTCCGTTTGATCAGCTACCGAAAGTAATAAATCCAAAACAAGGGTTTATTTCAACTGCAAATAATAAAATTGTTGATGATAATTATCCGTACCATATTAGTAATACGTGGGCGCAGCCATATAGGCAAATGCGTATTCAAGAGTTTTTGCAAGAGAAGGAAAAGTATACGGTGAAAGATTTAGAAGAGTTACAGATGGATCAAAAAAATTTATATGGGAAAGAATTTGCTCCTATATTTTTAAAAGAGTTAAATAAAGCATCTTTAAATGAAGTAGAGAAAGAAGGCGTAAAACAATTAACAAAGTGGAATTTTTACGATAGTAAAGATGAAGCGGCACCATTAATATTCCATTTGTTAATGAAAGAGATTTCGAATACTTTATTTTCAAAAGAAATACCGAAAGATGTGATGGAGTTATTTGAAGGGAAGTCACAAGTTGTTGATGAATTGATTCGAAAAGAAGTAGCAGGAGAAAATAGCGCTTGGTTTACGAAGTACGGAGGGTTCACGAAAGTTGTGCATACATCGTACGAGAATGTAATGAAAAAATTACAGAAGGAATATGGGCCCGATGTTGCGGAGTGGAAGTGGGGCGATTACCATCAACTTGCTTTTACACATCCAATTTCGAGATCATCTAGTATGTTAGCATTACTTGCATTTAATCGTGAGAAACCAGTTCCAATTGGCGGAAGCCAAGTTACCGTTCAAGCTGCGAGTTATGGAGATAACGGTATTGTAAATCACGGAGCTTCTTGGCGATTCGTGATTGATACTAAAGATATGTCAAACGGTTATCATATCGTAGGGCCAGGACAATCAGGAAACTTTAGAAGCGATTGGTATCATGATCAAATAGATGATTGGGTAAATGGTGAGTATCATACGACTACACTGAATACGGATGGAATAGAGGGGAAAGTGTTAAATTTACAGCCGCGATAA
- a CDS encoding 3-phosphoglycerate dehydrogenase family protein produces MFRVQTLNQIAEKGLQIFDGKRYEIGDKVGHPDGILLRSYSLHQEEFSEDLKAIARAGAGVNNIPVERCTEKGIVVFNTPGANANAVKELIIASLIMSSRNIINGVSWTKELDGEEVPQLVEAGKKQFVGSEIAGKRLGVIGLGAIGALVANDALALGMDVVGYDPYISVETAWRLSTQVQRAFSLDEIFATCDYITLHIPLTNQTKGIVGEHAIETMKKGMRLFNFSRGELVDENALQKALEEDIITHYVTDFPNENVIKMKNVTATPHLGASTSESEENCAVMAARQLREYLETGNIRNSVNYPNVELPYIGKKRITIMHQNVPNMVGQITGCLAEHHINIADMINRSKHSWAYTMIDIDNGIDDIMKENIVENISKITGVVAVRMIV; encoded by the coding sequence ATGTTTCGTGTTCAGACGTTAAATCAAATTGCGGAAAAGGGTTTGCAAATTTTTGATGGGAAGCGCTATGAAATTGGAGACAAAGTAGGTCATCCTGACGGTATTTTACTTCGCAGCTATTCTTTACATCAAGAAGAGTTTTCAGAGGATTTAAAGGCAATTGCAAGAGCTGGTGCCGGTGTAAATAATATTCCTGTTGAGCGTTGTACGGAAAAAGGGATTGTAGTATTTAATACGCCAGGGGCTAATGCGAATGCAGTGAAGGAACTTATTATCGCAAGCCTTATTATGTCTTCCCGTAATATTATAAACGGAGTGAGCTGGACGAAAGAGTTGGATGGAGAAGAAGTACCACAGCTTGTTGAAGCTGGGAAGAAGCAATTCGTTGGGTCAGAAATTGCAGGGAAACGTTTAGGTGTTATCGGTCTTGGCGCAATCGGTGCTTTAGTTGCGAACGATGCGTTAGCTTTAGGGATGGACGTTGTCGGATACGATCCGTATATATCTGTTGAAACAGCATGGCGTCTTTCTACGCAAGTACAAAGAGCGTTTAGCTTAGATGAAATTTTTGCAACTTGTGATTATATTACACTGCATATTCCACTTACGAATCAAACGAAGGGGATTGTTGGTGAACACGCTATAGAGACGATGAAAAAAGGAATGCGTCTATTCAATTTCTCAAGAGGAGAACTTGTAGATGAAAATGCTCTTCAAAAAGCGTTAGAAGAAGATATTATTACACATTACGTAACAGATTTCCCGAATGAAAATGTTATAAAGATGAAAAATGTAACAGCAACGCCTCACCTCGGTGCATCTACGTCTGAATCTGAAGAAAATTGTGCAGTAATGGCTGCACGTCAATTACGTGAATATTTAGAGACAGGTAATATTCGTAATTCAGTAAACTATCCAAACGTAGAGCTTCCGTACATTGGAAAAAAACGAATTACAATTATGCATCAAAACGTTCCGAACATGGTAGGACAAATTACAGGATGCTTAGCAGAACATCATATTAATATTGCGGATATGATTAATCGTAGTAAACATTCTTGGGCGTACACAATGATTGATATTGATAACGGAATTGATGATATAATGAAAGAGAATATTGTGGAAAATATAAGTAAAATCACAGGTGTTGTAGCTGTTCGAATGATTGTGTAA
- a CDS encoding F0F1 ATP synthase subunit alpha, which translates to MGMKKIILAGALGIAALSGTNLPGLELSKASAASIESNFSTLEGRVVEVDNGVIVVKSKQYEEPVSVYIDSLSNVKVGDEVKATGSMMRNFTEYMIANTVENTSNKLGMHMKEDGSPDYVIGEVSKVGTMEDEGDSSTKYVVVEYPSLNGKKDIIDVFLTKEQVFNTGEKVKIDMKYVGWGGISINYNTTDHIEKVHEVKSNVENNEDVWIWS; encoded by the coding sequence ATGGGTATGAAAAAAATAATTTTAGCAGGTGCTTTAGGGATCGCAGCATTATCAGGAACGAATTTACCAGGATTAGAACTATCAAAAGCGAGTGCCGCTTCTATTGAATCGAATTTCTCGACGTTAGAAGGGCGAGTAGTAGAAGTAGATAACGGTGTAATTGTCGTAAAATCTAAGCAATATGAGGAGCCTGTAAGTGTATATATAGATTCCCTTTCAAATGTGAAAGTAGGGGATGAGGTTAAAGCTACTGGATCTATGATGCGTAATTTTACTGAATATATGATTGCAAATACAGTTGAAAATACGTCAAATAAATTAGGTATGCACATGAAAGAAGATGGTTCTCCTGATTATGTAATTGGGGAAGTATCAAAAGTAGGAACGATGGAAGATGAAGGAGATAGTTCTACTAAATATGTCGTAGTTGAGTATCCATCGCTAAACGGGAAAAAAGATATTATTGATGTTTTCTTAACGAAGGAACAAGTATTTAATACAGGTGAGAAAGTAAAAATTGATATGAAGTATGTAGGATGGGGCGGAATTTCTATTAACTACAACACAACGGATCATATCGAAAAAGTTCATGAAGTAAAGAGCAACGTTGAAAATAATGAGGATGTATGGATCTGGTCTTAA
- a CDS encoding S66 family peptidase → MLMKPKRLQPGDIVATVSSSWGGAGDSKLRWRYEQGVKRLEDVFGLKVVPMPNSLKGSEYLYNNPQARAEDLMTAFKDTRIKGIITNIGGEDSIRLLPYIDFNVIRENPKIFMGYSDVTVSHLFCHKAGISSFYGPAILTDFAENVEMDPYTVEMVNRTLFSNENIGEIQPAPEWTSERLEWIEVNKDTRRTMQQNNGYELLQGSTTVQGRLIGGCIEVLEFAKGTELWPEKKHWANSILFFETSEDHPEPSYIKYWLRNYAAQGILQKAKGIIFGKPKDEMYYEEYKHEILKVMKEHNLEDLPILYNLNFGHTEPKFILPYGAMAEIDCENGSFSILENGVE, encoded by the coding sequence ATGTTAATGAAACCAAAAAGATTACAGCCAGGAGATATTGTGGCGACAGTAAGTTCTTCATGGGGAGGTGCTGGTGATTCTAAGCTAAGATGGCGATATGAGCAAGGAGTAAAAAGATTAGAAGACGTCTTCGGTCTTAAGGTTGTCCCAATGCCAAATAGTTTAAAAGGTAGCGAATACCTTTACAACAACCCACAAGCTCGTGCGGAAGATTTAATGACAGCATTTAAAGATACTCGTATTAAAGGAATTATTACGAATATTGGCGGTGAAGATAGCATCCGTTTACTTCCTTATATAGATTTTAATGTTATACGCGAAAATCCGAAAATTTTTATGGGGTACTCTGACGTTACCGTTTCACACTTGTTTTGTCATAAAGCAGGAATTTCCTCTTTTTACGGTCCAGCCATTTTAACTGATTTTGCCGAAAATGTAGAGATGGATCCATATACAGTTGAAATGGTAAATCGGACTCTCTTTTCAAATGAGAATATTGGCGAGATTCAACCCGCTCCTGAATGGACAAGTGAGCGTTTAGAATGGATAGAGGTAAATAAAGATACAAGGCGTACGATGCAACAAAACAATGGCTATGAACTACTTCAAGGCTCTACTACCGTACAAGGACGCTTAATTGGTGGCTGTATAGAAGTATTGGAATTTGCAAAAGGAACGGAACTTTGGCCTGAGAAAAAACATTGGGCGAATAGTATCCTTTTCTTTGAAACCTCTGAAGATCATCCAGAACCAAGTTATATAAAGTATTGGTTACGAAATTACGCAGCGCAAGGCATTCTGCAAAAAGCAAAAGGCATCATTTTTGGTAAACCAAAAGACGAAATGTATTATGAAGAATATAAACACGAAATACTGAAAGTTATGAAAGAACATAACTTAGAAGATTTGCCGATTCTTTATAATTTAAATTTTGGCCATACCGAGCCGAAGTTTATTTTACCTTACGGTGCGATGGCAGAAATTGATTGTGAAAATGGGTCTTTCTCTATTTTAGAGAATGGCGTGGAATAA
- a CDS encoding glycoside hydrolase family 113: MKKNKSLISFLGVCIMLFSFCFQGNIQADVNTVQSGKIKSGNVTVWEVGNVAKVLADVERLNLNTVNVPIQVDISDVNSANMVINQAQKKQAIILIQELLKRNIQVILEPFPFIQQGNIGETEWNPSNINDFFWNWKTVVLQDIFNSITSKYNIYGLKIASNFVNMEYAEGYWNDTINFVRQQYKGNVLYQMNWWLTASWDPSFEAEFKEKINRPYLKKVDIVSIDSWFEVSGKRNPSYEEVKQSLFATTVYNRGQNVVQQLETLHKTTGKPVYFGGFNVPARELGLQSPWNPDVTNVFSKDVQLNGWRAYRDVLEAKPYFKGFSIWFIGSNDSNHSYQIHSKEAETVINGWYRK; the protein is encoded by the coding sequence ATGAAAAAAAATAAGAGTTTAATAAGTTTTTTAGGAGTGTGTATCATGTTGTTTTCTTTTTGTTTCCAGGGAAATATACAGGCGGATGTAAATACTGTTCAATCTGGAAAAATAAAATCAGGAAACGTAACGGTATGGGAAGTAGGCAATGTAGCGAAAGTGTTAGCAGATGTAGAGCGCTTGAATTTAAATACGGTGAATGTACCTATTCAAGTAGATATTTCGGATGTGAATTCGGCTAATATGGTAATTAATCAGGCGCAAAAGAAACAAGCTATTATTTTAATTCAAGAATTATTAAAGCGTAATATACAAGTTATATTGGAGCCGTTTCCGTTTATTCAGCAAGGAAATATTGGAGAAACAGAGTGGAACCCTAGTAATATTAACGATTTCTTCTGGAATTGGAAAACGGTTGTTTTACAAGATATTTTTAATTCCATTACAAGTAAGTACAATATTTATGGGCTGAAAATCGCTTCTAATTTCGTGAATATGGAATATGCAGAAGGATATTGGAATGATACGATTAATTTTGTTCGCCAGCAGTATAAAGGAAATGTTTTGTATCAAATGAACTGGTGGTTAACTGCAAGTTGGGATCCTTCTTTTGAGGCGGAATTTAAAGAGAAAATAAATCGCCCGTATTTAAAAAAGGTGGACATTGTAAGTATTGATAGTTGGTTTGAAGTTTCAGGAAAAAGAAATCCATCATACGAAGAAGTAAAACAAAGCTTATTTGCGACGACAGTATACAATCGTGGCCAAAATGTCGTTCAGCAACTTGAGACATTACATAAAACAACTGGAAAGCCAGTTTATTTTGGTGGATTTAATGTGCCAGCACGTGAACTTGGACTACAAAGCCCGTGGAACCCAGATGTTACGAATGTGTTTTCGAAAGATGTACAACTTAACGGGTGGCGTGCTTACCGAGATGTATTAGAAGCGAAGCCATATTTTAAAGGTTTTTCAATTTGGTTTATCGGATCTAATGATAGTAATCATTCATATCAAATACATAGTAAAGAAGCAGAGACAGTTATTAATGGCTGGTATCGAAAATAA
- a CDS encoding tetratricopeptide repeat protein: MNISLKGHTYTTKHLEAWYHAILTQNVKEAQIQFQEAKKEHEEMLLKETETFPLYYLYYALLQFRHTALTDGLSITKDSFQIIEDQEKPEDKHLSYLYHYYKAVHFAAINHYQEAEEYFLKAQALLSGHSQIEQADFYYRYAAYHCHQQQPSFAIVNASKALEFFETQHGCERNISSCLSVLGASYVDVGHFEQAEESYNKALDILQKLNEESLQLYVRGNLGHLYASQNLSEEAIRHLTQVVEKIPSHYKAIFLLAQEHEKLGLIDKANHYIKIGKQLISELGNEEHKHHFAILEAFTNQTELNKIEPIVLEGIEYFNKESLYIYVSEYLEKLALAFYNKQQHEEASLYFFNSTIAKKSNERGLKK, from the coding sequence ATGAACATTTCATTAAAGGGACATACGTATACAACAAAACATTTAGAAGCTTGGTACCATGCAATCTTAACGCAAAATGTTAAGGAAGCACAAATTCAGTTTCAAGAAGCTAAAAAAGAACATGAAGAAATGCTTTTGAAAGAAACAGAAACATTTCCACTTTATTACTTATATTACGCATTACTCCAGTTCCGACATACAGCTCTGACAGATGGACTATCAATCACGAAAGATAGTTTTCAAATCATAGAAGACCAAGAAAAACCAGAAGATAAACATTTATCTTATCTATATCATTATTATAAAGCGGTTCATTTTGCAGCAATTAATCATTATCAAGAAGCAGAAGAATATTTCTTAAAAGCACAGGCACTTTTATCCGGACACAGTCAAATTGAACAAGCTGATTTCTATTACCGATACGCTGCTTATCATTGTCACCAACAACAACCAAGTTTTGCGATTGTAAATGCTTCTAAAGCATTAGAATTTTTTGAAACGCAACACGGATGTGAAAGAAATATTTCATCCTGTTTAAGTGTACTTGGTGCTTCTTATGTAGACGTAGGACATTTTGAACAAGCTGAGGAAAGCTATAACAAAGCGTTAGATATTCTCCAAAAATTAAATGAAGAATCATTACAACTGTATGTGCGCGGTAATCTAGGTCATCTATATGCTAGCCAGAATCTTTCTGAAGAAGCGATCCGTCACTTGACACAAGTTGTTGAAAAAATCCCATCTCACTACAAAGCTATATTCTTACTTGCACAAGAACATGAAAAATTAGGACTTATCGACAAAGCAAACCACTACATTAAAATAGGGAAACAACTTATTTCTGAACTTGGTAATGAAGAGCACAAACATCACTTTGCTATATTAGAAGCTTTCACGAATCAAACTGAATTAAACAAAATTGAACCGATTGTTTTAGAAGGAATTGAATACTTCAATAAAGAATCTTTATATATCTATGTTTCTGAGTATCTTGAAAAACTAGCTCTTGCGTTTTATAACAAACAACAACATGAAGAAGCAAGTTTATACTTCTTTAATAGTACAATAGCAAAAAAATCAAATGAAAGAGGGTTAAAGAAATGA
- a CDS encoding DUF1015 domain-containing protein → MAKIRPFRAIRPVEEKAVQVAALPYDVLNSEEAREVVKGNPYSFLHVDKAEIDLDPALSPYDDRVYEKAGENLKQFIQEEVFVQDEEPALYIYELTMQGRTQSGLVVCTSIDEYEDDTIKKHERTRHEKELDRIRHVDVCDANTGPIFLTYRTKEEVKRFIASWKEEHAPIYKFTAEDGVEHVAWKIADEEVIANLVNAFEDIPSLYIADGHHRSASAAKVGLMRREQYPNYTGEEEFNFFLSVLFPHDELSIWDYNRVVKDLNGLSVEQFLKQITQYFYVEEANGSPYKPNEPKSFGMYVNEKWYKLTVKEETFDANDLVKGLDVSILQDHLLSQVLEIHDPRSDSRIDFVGGIRGLEELERLVNSGEYKAAFSLYPTSMEALLSIADAGEVMPPKSTWFEPKLRSGLFVHSLK, encoded by the coding sequence TTGGCAAAAATCCGACCGTTTCGGGCCATCCGTCCAGTAGAAGAAAAAGCAGTGCAAGTGGCCGCTTTACCTTACGATGTATTAAATAGTGAAGAAGCAAGAGAAGTTGTAAAAGGGAATCCATATTCTTTCTTACACGTTGATAAAGCCGAAATTGATTTAGATCCAGCACTTTCACCGTACGATGATCGCGTATATGAAAAAGCGGGTGAAAATTTAAAGCAATTTATACAAGAAGAAGTGTTCGTTCAAGATGAGGAGCCAGCGCTTTACATTTATGAACTGACGATGCAAGGAAGAACACAGTCAGGCCTTGTCGTTTGTACATCGATTGACGAGTATGAAGATGATACAATTAAAAAACATGAAAGAACGCGTCATGAAAAAGAACTTGATCGTATTCGCCACGTAGATGTGTGTGACGCAAATACGGGGCCAATCTTTTTAACGTATCGTACAAAAGAAGAGGTGAAACGTTTCATTGCAAGCTGGAAAGAAGAACATGCGCCAATCTATAAATTTACAGCAGAAGATGGTGTGGAGCATGTTGCGTGGAAGATTGCAGATGAAGAAGTAATTGCAAATTTAGTAAACGCATTTGAAGATATTCCTAGTCTTTACATTGCAGATGGACATCACCGCTCTGCATCAGCTGCAAAAGTAGGGCTAATGCGAAGAGAACAATATCCGAATTACACAGGAGAAGAGGAATTCAATTTCTTCCTATCTGTTTTATTCCCTCATGATGAATTATCAATTTGGGACTATAACCGGGTTGTGAAAGATTTAAATGGTTTATCAGTCGAGCAGTTTTTAAAGCAAATTACGCAGTACTTCTATGTAGAAGAAGCAAATGGTTCTCCGTATAAACCAAATGAACCAAAATCATTTGGCATGTATGTAAACGAGAAGTGGTATAAGCTCACTGTGAAAGAGGAAACGTTTGATGCGAATGATCTCGTTAAAGGTTTAGATGTATCTATTCTGCAAGATCATTTATTAAGCCAAGTACTTGAAATACATGATCCACGATCTGATTCACGCATTGATTTTGTCGGAGGAATCCGCGGATTAGAAGAATTAGAACGCCTTGTAAATAGCGGTGAATATAAAGCAGCGTTTTCATTATATCCGACATCAATGGAAGCTTTATTATCAATCGCAGACGCAGGGGAAGTTATGCCGCCAAAATCAACGTGGTTTGAACCGAAACTGCGCAGTGGGTTGTTTGTTCATTCGCTAAAGTAA
- a CDS encoding DUF378 domain-containing protein — MKFLSYLTVILVILGGLNWLFVALDYNVVEKWFGSMPALVDTIYWLFGLSAIYQIFDRFFTSK, encoded by the coding sequence ATGAAATTTTTGTCATACCTTACAGTAATTTTGGTGATTCTTGGCGGTTTGAATTGGTTGTTTGTGGCGTTAGATTATAATGTAGTTGAGAAATGGTTTGGTTCTATGCCGGCGCTTGTGGATACTATTTATTGGCTCTTTGGTCTTTCAGCTATTTATCAAATTTTCGATCGGTTCTTTACGAGTAAGTAG
- the serC gene encoding 3-phosphoserine/phosphohydroxythreonine transaminase yields the protein MERVYNFSAGPSILPLPVLEKVQKELVNYNGTGMSVMEMSHRSSYFQSIIDEASSLLRELMNIPDEYEVLFLQGGASLQFSMIPLNLMSTYKKAGYVLTGSWSKKALQEAGKVGEVQVIASSEKEKFTTIPKMDDLPNDEELDYVHITTNNTIEGTKYVDIPHLERVPLVADMSSNILSEQYDVTKFGLIYAGAQKNLGPAGLTIVIIKRDLIGSANSACPTMLNYETYSKNNSLYNTPPSFSIYVAKLVLEWLKEQGGVSAIEEQNRMKSSLLYNFLDESKLFTSPVDPTYRSLMNIPFTTPSEELNNQFLQKAKERGFVTLKGHRSVGGMRASIYNAMPVEGVGQLVAYMKEFELENR from the coding sequence ATGGAGAGAGTGTATAATTTTTCAGCAGGACCATCTATACTCCCTTTGCCAGTTTTAGAGAAAGTGCAAAAGGAGCTTGTAAATTATAACGGGACAGGCATGTCTGTTATGGAAATGAGCCATAGATCTTCTTATTTCCAAAGTATTATTGATGAAGCAAGTAGCTTACTTCGTGAATTAATGAACATTCCTGATGAGTATGAAGTTTTATTTTTACAGGGCGGTGCGTCATTACAATTTTCTATGATACCGTTAAATTTAATGAGTACGTATAAAAAAGCTGGGTACGTACTGACAGGTTCATGGTCTAAAAAGGCGCTGCAAGAAGCCGGAAAAGTAGGAGAAGTACAAGTGATTGCTTCTTCTGAAAAAGAGAAGTTTACTACGATTCCTAAAATGGATGATTTACCAAATGATGAAGAACTAGATTATGTACATATTACAACGAACAATACAATTGAGGGGACAAAATATGTGGATATTCCACATTTAGAAAGAGTGCCGCTCGTTGCGGATATGTCCTCAAATATTTTATCAGAACAATATGATGTTACGAAGTTTGGTCTCATATATGCGGGTGCGCAAAAGAATTTAGGGCCAGCGGGTTTAACGATTGTAATTATAAAAAGAGATTTAATTGGCAGTGCAAATAGTGCTTGTCCTACGATGTTAAACTATGAAACTTACAGTAAAAATAACTCCCTATATAATACACCGCCATCCTTTAGTATTTATGTGGCGAAACTTGTACTAGAGTGGTTGAAAGAACAAGGCGGGGTATCTGCGATTGAAGAACAAAATAGAATGAAATCTTCACTTCTTTACAATTTTTTAGATGAATCTAAATTGTTTACTTCACCAGTTGACCCTACGTATCGATCACTTATGAATATTCCGTTTACAACACCGTCAGAAGAGCTTAACAATCAGTTTTTACAAAAAGCGAAAGAACGCGGTTTCGTTACGCTAAAGGGACATCGCTCAGTAGGTGGTATGCGTGCAAGTATTTACAATGCGATGCCAGTGGAAGGTGTTGGGCAATTAGTAGCTTATATGAAGGAATTTGAGCTTGAAAATAGATAG
- a CDS encoding enoyl-CoA hydratase, with translation MKLQVGEKITFERTFTKEDVVLFTEVSKDEGVHHVTPDEQGRFVVQGLLTSTLPTKIGGDYNVLARKMDFEFLRPVFSGDTIRCDVTIEQFEPDEKHRTKIIAMFICRNQLEKEVMKGSFSGIIL, from the coding sequence ATGAAATTGCAAGTAGGCGAAAAAATCACCTTTGAGCGAACTTTTACAAAAGAAGATGTTGTTTTATTTACAGAAGTATCTAAAGATGAAGGTGTTCATCATGTTACACCAGATGAGCAGGGGAGATTTGTTGTACAAGGGCTGTTAACATCAACGCTGCCTACAAAAATTGGCGGTGACTATAACGTACTAGCTCGCAAGATGGATTTTGAATTTTTACGTCCTGTTTTTAGCGGTGATACAATTCGTTGTGACGTAACTATTGAACAGTTTGAACCCGATGAAAAACATCGTACAAAAATTATTGCGATGTTTATATGTAGGAACCAACTTGAAAAAGAAGTTATGAAGGGGAGTTTTTCGGGAATTATTCTTTAG